AGTCGCCGGCGACCGGCGCGGCCACCGCCGCCGCGCCCAGCGCCGCCGCCCGCCGGAGCCGGTCCGGCCAGGCCGTCCCCTCCACCAGGCCGAGCGCCAGGCCGGCGACCAGCGAGTCGCCCGCGCCTGTCGGGTTCCCCTCCACCTTGTACGGCATGCGCGCCCGGAACGTCCCGTCGGGTGTGACCGCGAGCAGCCCGTCGGCGCCCAGCGAGACGACGACGGACTCGGCGCCCCGGGACCGCAGGTGCTCGGCCCCCTCGACCGGGCCTCCGTGGGGCACGGCCCGGGTCAGCTCGTCGGCGTTGGGCTTGAGGATCGCGGGCCGCCCGGCGGGGGCGTGCAGCAGCGGCTCGCCGTCGGCGTCCACGATGGCGGGCACCCGCCGCTCGGCTGCGAGGGCGGCGAGGTGCGCGTAGGTGTCGGCCGGGACGCCCCGTGGCAGGCTGCCGGAGACGACGACGGCGTCGGCCCGCGCCAGCAGCCCCTCGTACACCCGGACGAACTCCCGCAACTCGGCCGCCGTGACCTCGGGACCGGGCTCGTTGAACAGGGCCGTCCCGCCCTCGGCGCCGCCCGAGACCACCAGGGTGGTGCGCGACTCGCCGGCCACCCGCACCAGCGCGCCGGGCAGCCCGGCGGCTTCGAGGTCCGCCTCGACGGCCCGGCCGGTCGCCCCGCCGGCCAGGCCGGTGACCAGCACCTCCTGGCCGAGGCCGCGCAGGACGCGGGCCACGTTGACGCCCTTGCCGCCGGCCCGCCGGTGCACCGACCGGACCCGGTTGACCCCGTCCCAGTCGACGCCGGGCACCTCGTAGGTGACGTCGAGGGCGGCGTTGAGCGTCACGGTGAGGATCATCAGGGCTCCACGATCCAGGCGCCGCGCCTCATCACGCCCGCGACCTCCAGGTCACCGGAGAGCACGACGAGGTCGGCCGCCTTGCCCGCGCCGATCGAGCCGATCTCACCGTCGAGGCCCAGCACCCGGGCGGGCGTGAGCGAGGCCGCCCGCACCGCCTCGGGCAGCGACAGGCCGACGTCGCGCACCGCGCGGCGCACGGCGACGTCCATGGTCAGCGTGCTGCCCGCGATCGAGCCGCCCTCGGCCAGGCGGGCGACGCCGTCGGTGACGTTCACCCGCATCGTGCCGAGCACGTACGAGCCGTCGCCCATGCCGGTGGCCGCCATCGCGTCGGTGATCAGCGCCGTCCGGCCGGGACCGGCGGCCCTGACGGCCAGCCGCAGCATCGCCGGGTGCACGTGCACCCCGTCGTTGATCAGCTCGACCGTGACCCGGTCGTCCTCCAGCAGCGCGGCGACCGGGCCGGGGGCGCGGTGGCCGAGCGGCGGCATCGCGTTGAACAGGTGGGTGGCCACGCTGCCGCCCGCCTCGATGCCGGCCAGGGTCTGCTCGTAGGTGGCGTCGCTGTGGCCGAGGGCGGCGATCACGCCCTGCTCGCGGGCCGTCCGGATGGTGTCGAGGGCGCCCGGCAGCTCGGGCGCGATCGTCAGCATGCGCACGTGGCCGCGCCCGGCCTTGACCAGCCGCTCGAACTCGCGTGGCGACGGCTCGCGCAGCAGCGCCGGGTCGTGCGCGCCGCAGCGGGCCCTGGCGATGTAGGGGCCCTCGAAGTGCAGGCCGGCGAGCAGGCCGTCGTCGCACAGGTCGGCGAGCGAGGACGTGGCGGCCTCCAGGTCGCCGAGGGCGGCCGTGACCAGGCTCGCCACCATGGTGGTGGTGCCGTGCCGCTCGTGCAGCGCGATGGCCGCGCGCGCCCCGGCGTGGTCGCCGGCCGGGAACGAGCCGCCCGACCCGCCGTGGTTGTGGATGTCGACGAAGCCGGGCGCGACGTAGCGGCCGCCGAGGCTGTGGCCGTCGCGGGGGGCGGGGCCGTGGCCGACGTGGGTGATGCGGCCGTCTTCGATGGTCAGCCACCCGTCGTGCGTCCCCTCCGGGGTGACGATGCGGGCGTCGGAGAGAGTGAGGCTCATGAGGAGAGGATCACAGATCGCGTCAGGTGGAGGGGCTCGTCCGGGTTGAGGCCCTTGGCGAACGCCCGGGCCACCGAGACGCGCTGCGCCGTGACCAGCTCGGCCATCGGGTCGAGGCCGCTCTGGCGGAAGGCGCCGCCGGTGGCCTCGACCTGCTCGCGCAGCCCCTCCGGCGCCGTGCCGAACATCCAGGTGACGCGGCCGGGCCCGGCGATGCTGATGGGGCCGTGGCGGTATTCCATCGCCGGGTAGGCCTCGGTCCAGGAGCGGGACGCCTCGCGCATCTTCAGCGCCGCCTCGTGGGCGAGGCCGACCGACCAGCCGGTGCCGAGGAAGGTGATCTGCTCGGCCTCGACGAGCCCGGCGTCGAGCGGGGCGGCGACGGCCTGCTCGGCGTCGGCGATGGCCGGGGCGAGGTCCTCGCCGAGGCTGGCGCGCAGCAGCGCGAGCTGGGTCGTGGCGAACCTCGTCTGCACGACCGACCGCTCGTCGGCGTAGTCGAGCACGACGACCCGGCCGGCGGCCCGCATGACGGGCGTCTCCGGGTCGGCGGTGATGGCGGTGGTCCGGCCGCCGGTCCGGTTCAGCAGGTCCAGCACCTCGGTCGTGGTGCCCGAGCGGGTGAGCGCCAGCACGTGGTCGTAGCGGCGGCCGGCCGGCATCTCGGAGGCGGCGAACGCGTCCGTCTCGCCCTGCCCGGCGGCCTCGCGCAGCGCCGCGTACGCCATCGCGACGAACCAGGAGGTGCCGCAGCCGACGACCGCGACCCGCTCGCCGGGCTCGGGCAGCACGCCGGCCGGGACGTCCTCGACCGCGCGACGCCAGCAGTCCGGCTGAGAGGCGATCTCCGCTTCGGTGTGGGTGGTCACCGGTTCCTCCTGATTCGTGATTATTTCTGTGTTTTTTATAGCAGAAAGGAGCAGGATTGTGCAGTAGGTGGCTGTGACCGTGCGTGGTGTGCCACTCTTGCGGCCAACGGCACGCACTCTCAGGGAGGCCCTGGTGTCCCGATACGAACGCTGGAACGGGATTCTCGAGCTGCTGTCCCAGGAGGGCCGCCTGTCCGTCGAGGAGGCCGCCCAGGCGCTCGACGTCTCCACCGCGACGATCCGCCGCGACTTCGACCAGCTCGCCCAGCAGCAGATGCTCATGCGCACCCGCGGCGGGGCGGTCGCCCAGAGCGTCAGCTACGACCTGCCGCTGCGCTACAAGACGGCCCGGCACGCCGACGAGAAGCAGCGCATCGCGGCCGCCGCGGCCGAGCTGGTCGCGCCCGGCGCCGTGGTCGGCATGAACGGCGGCACCACCACCTCCGAGCTGGCCCGCGCCCTGGCCACCAGGGCCACGCCGGAGTCCGGCCTCACCATCGTCACCAACGCGCTGAACATCGCCGCCGAGCTCACGGTCCGGCAGCACGTCAAGATCGTGGTGACCGGCGGAGTCGCCCGGCCGCAGTCGTACGAGCTGATCGGCCCGCTGGCCTCCGGGGTGCTGGAGCAGGTGACGCTGGACGTGGCGTTCCTCGGCGTGGACGGGATCGACGCCGACCTCGGCGCCTCGGCGCACCACGAGGGCGAGGCGGGCGTCAACCACCTGCTCATCAGCCGGGCCGAGCACGTGGTGGCGGTGGCCGACTCCTCCAAGGTGGGCA
The Nonomuraea muscovyensis genome window above contains:
- a CDS encoding 1-phosphofructokinase family hexose kinase — protein: MILTVTLNAALDVTYEVPGVDWDGVNRVRSVHRRAGGKGVNVARVLRGLGQEVLVTGLAGGATGRAVEADLEAAGLPGALVRVAGESRTTLVVSGGAEGGTALFNEPGPEVTAAELREFVRVYEGLLARADAVVVSGSLPRGVPADTYAHLAALAAERRVPAIVDADGEPLLHAPAGRPAILKPNADELTRAVPHGGPVEGAEHLRSRGAESVVVSLGADGLLAVTPDGTFRARMPYKVEGNPTGAGDSLVAGLALGLVEGTAWPDRLRRAAALGAAAVAAPVAGDFDADVYAHVHPLIDLT
- the nagA gene encoding N-acetylglucosamine-6-phosphate deacetylase is translated as MSLTLSDARIVTPEGTHDGWLTIEDGRITHVGHGPAPRDGHSLGGRYVAPGFVDIHNHGGSGGSFPAGDHAGARAAIALHERHGTTTMVASLVTAALGDLEAATSSLADLCDDGLLAGLHFEGPYIARARCGAHDPALLREPSPREFERLVKAGRGHVRMLTIAPELPGALDTIRTAREQGVIAALGHSDATYEQTLAGIEAGGSVATHLFNAMPPLGHRAPGPVAALLEDDRVTVELINDGVHVHPAMLRLAVRAAGPGRTALITDAMAATGMGDGSYVLGTMRVNVTDGVARLAEGGSIAGSTLTMDVAVRRAVRDVGLSLPEAVRAASLTPARVLGLDGEIGSIGAGKAADLVVLSGDLEVAGVMRRGAWIVEP
- a CDS encoding SIS domain-containing protein; the encoded protein is MTTHTEAEIASQPDCWRRAVEDVPAGVLPEPGERVAVVGCGTSWFVAMAYAALREAAGQGETDAFAASEMPAGRRYDHVLALTRSGTTTEVLDLLNRTGGRTTAITADPETPVMRAAGRVVVLDYADERSVVQTRFATTQLALLRASLGEDLAPAIADAEQAVAAPLDAGLVEAEQITFLGTGWSVGLAHEAALKMREASRSWTEAYPAMEYRHGPISIAGPGRVTWMFGTAPEGLREQVEATGGAFRQSGLDPMAELVTAQRVSVARAFAKGLNPDEPLHLTRSVILSS
- a CDS encoding DeoR/GlpR family DNA-binding transcription regulator, translating into MSRYERWNGILELLSQEGRLSVEEAAQALDVSTATIRRDFDQLAQQQMLMRTRGGAVAQSVSYDLPLRYKTARHADEKQRIAAAAAELVAPGAVVGMNGGTTTSELARALATRATPESGLTIVTNALNIAAELTVRQHVKIVVTGGVARPQSYELIGPLASGVLEQVTLDVAFLGVDGIDADLGASAHHEGEAGVNHLLISRAEHVVAVADSSKVGKRAFSRICPIGEIDTLVTDDRLTDDLAARLTDAGVKVVRA